The genomic stretch CGACATCAAatgcagcagcagcagcaggaGCAGACGGTGAAGCTTAATTTATTTAAAGATTCGTTCCTTTTCACCGTATAACTTGTGCACCACACTGAATTAATGTTATTTCAATGACTTGCaatgtttatttaaaaatagaGATGGGAACAACTTGTAAAAATGTTTCGTGCATATATGTATTTAAAAAGTGCACGTTGAAAATAAGTGGCCTAATTCAGGTCATCGCAactgaaattattattattattattattattattattattattattattattattattattattattattattatcactgtAGAAAAAAGCGATTAAGCACCTTTTCTCAACCAgtcagaaacaaacaaataagaaatTTTAGCTTAGTAGGACAAAAAGTTATTTGAATGCCCACGCCGTTTTTGGTTGCGACTATGGTTGTAATGAATgaccctttgcaaaaatgtttaCGCCCTCGACCATCAACTGCGTCGTCAGTTATATTAGATCTTTTGTGTATCTCTGATGGCATGTGTTTGCGGCTTTTAGCCATGCTGCACTCCGTAGGCCCATTGTGGCCTATTTCTCcgaaatgaaattttttattatgtCGACCATAACCTGATATCTCTTTTCCTTTCAGAAAAACCTCGAAGTGCAGCGAAAGTGAGTTACTACTGCTTAATAATGGCTAGTGTTTGTCAATGATGTCTGTATTTTGTTTAGTTAGTTTCAGTACAGGAGTAAGTAGTTGTATAACATTCCGTCTGAGAGTAGGCGACAACGTTATCACTAATTTCTGTTGTCCTTCTGAGGCGGCCGCTGAAGCACCAGCACAGCCGAAAATATCTCTAACATGTTTGACAATTCTAATTGGACGAGTTCGGTAATGCAAGCATTACTCTCATGACCGCCTGGTGAAATATAATGATTTAACATTTGTTACTGCTAATTTGTCTTTTCATGTAAAGGGAACCGAGGTCACTGGGTCGGGCCAGGCCTCCCGGCTGCATCCGTAAGTTCTTCTGCCATTACCTGTAATTTGCACTATACTGGGTGTTCCAAAAGTTCGTTCCCATTTTTTATTCGCTTAAATTTCACTAACTGTTAACAAAACCTTTTGTAAAACTTagtatgttattcattattcatttaacattgaatAACCAAAATATTAGTAAACAGAATGTCTTCTTGTGtgtttctgacattttctaagcAGTGAGGTATAGAATGTACGAGCTCCCAAAGCGTGTCCAAAGTCACATTCTTCCAGGCGAAGCGTTGTCACTGTCTTAGCTCGTCCAGTGTTTTGGGGGCTGgatctttgtatgttgtctcgtctacgataatccagatggtcTCTAGGGGGTCAAATCACGTGAGTTTGCCGGCCGGTCCTCCTTTGGTATAAAGTTGGCAAATCCTTCTGACACCATGCTTGCATGAAGTGTGCACCgcctttttctcttcaaggctttccaactttttttagTAACTTATCCCCATACcgttgtgctcgaaactttgatCGATCATGTGAAGTTgaaactttttttacttttctgttttgtggaattattacgcatatacttacagctttttcgataaTATTTCTCACACAGTTTGTGAAAAAACGGCCATCCACTCCTTGGCTTATCTTCTaaggtctttacttttgaccacttgttcggtcatcgttcagacttcttcaacaatttggcaattttttttggactGAATTGCCAGAAGACCATAAAAATAGATGCCTGAGCTCTAGCACAAACAGTGCAGGCCTTCATTTTCATGAAGgagtagagaaaataaaagaaaacgttaaaaatcccaaaatagaaaacctacaaaGTGGGCAGGAAAAGTATGGCGGGAAAAAACTCGCGTGCGTGTACAGTtggggcaaaaattaaaaaaatatataatttcttcaaattttagtttaaaattgctttgaacggttatttagataaatttcttacctgaaACAGTTTACATTCGCCTaaagaagcattaaatgcttggcgcaaaatacaatttacaattggaacgaacttttgaaataCCCCGTATATCGGTATCTTGTGTATATTTCATATCAGTGTTATTTGCTGTAAGGCGTCATGATAATGTCTTCGTTTTAGGAGCGATGTTGAAAAGGCTTTTGTGTCAAGGCCCAAAATCCCTCGCACTCCTGATCCAAGACCAAGAACTGGTACCCCACCCCCACTTGGAAGATCAGCATCTCCCCCAAGACCCACCTCAAAAGAAAGCAGGCCTGCAGGTACGTTTTGTTAGTGTGGCTTCCACGTTGTTGTCAACTTCAGAAGTTTCGGTCGGAAGGAGTTGAAAATGATGCTGAAATAAAGGATTACCATACACTCCATTCTAAACCAACTGTCGAGAAAACGTGGAATTTAGAATAATTAGTTATGTCGGGTGAAAAATAccgcataaaaataaaaatatgtttaCCATATACCAAAATTTCTAGCCGACCCTGATAACAGCGAGGATCACATCTTTACtggtttttattcatttttgtttatCTGCAGCTCAAATGTAATTTGCATCGTTTATTACCCTCACTgttcatttttttgtcaattcaGGGACCTCGTCGTCAAGAAAAAGCAGTGGCTCAAAAAATCAGCAAAAGACGGGGTCAAGATAGTTATCAAGAGCCAAAGATTTAAACATGAAAGGAGGCTAATGCTAATGGCGGCAAAATGGCTGACTcaccaaaagaaaaactttcTGATTGTTGTAAAGAAATAGGAAAGGCGGTTTCACGCCACAAATATTGCTATCTGTCACCGCTGTCCAGTCACCATTATTCGCCATTATTTGCAACTTGCCTGGGGCACGAAACATCTTTCTCCCGGAGCGGTTTCATACAATTTCAGTCATAAAGCATATTCTTTTGAGTAGACAATAAgccaaataaaagaaatacGGTATACAGGATTTTCATATGGAAAGCAGAGTTTTGGAGGTATTCTATCAGTTTATCgataaaattttaataataagaAGTCCTCTAGAATTTTTCTTAATTCATAAgatgtataattttttttatgttcctGCAATTGTTAACCGATTTAAGTCCCTGAATGTAGCATTTATTAATACAGTCAgccttttttatttcaggttAAAGCTGTAAACTTAGTTAGTTTTCTTAATTAAATCTTCAACAAAACCACAACAGTAACTTGGAATTAAAAGTTACCCTACTTTTCTCATGTTGACCATGTTAGATCCGTCTGGGCCCTTCCTCTTGTGTCTTATTCAtggcaaaataaaatttgtctAATGTTTTCATATCCGCCCTGGTTTTCATtgttacttcggcggagcgcgaagtaaggGATTCgggacgctcaggaatgtatcaaagttgaccTTTTTAGGCAAGATTGGGCACGCGAAGTccgtaggttttcggttttttcGGGTATTTGATGAAGTGaaagccgaattagttcgagatatctcgagatcacttcgactCTTTAACTTATTCGAGTGACAAAGAATTACTATTTTGGCTTGCCCGGGgcttgaaccgactcacctgtgcgACCCTTCAGaacagaggagactctaagttgagggattagccgattgcgccacTGTAATTTGCCGTGAAATTATGTACCAGTATCGGGACAAGGTTGGGCGCGttagttcgtgacttttcggcttgtttcggctatttcacgaaatgcgACCGGAATTACTTCcagatatcttgagatcactttgAGCTTCAGTCCTGtatttactcgaggaataaatggaggatattacatggccgtgcagagacacgaaatttctcttcgagtgttgaaaaacatttcacgggTGAGCGCTCCTTTCGAACTGTCTTATGATTAATTTACATATGAAATATGATGGGAAGTTCGAGATTAACGCCTGGTCCTTTTCTGCTCGTCGTACAGCCCATTTACCATCATTTTGTCAGCTGCCAGGTCAGCTGCACAGCTGATTTCAGTAATCATTAACCATTCTTACACCTACattgtagcctgtgaacaggccttcgGTAGAGCGAGGAACTAGGTCGAGCGGGGacctttcccttcccttcccttgccattttttttgcccaaacagagagcctgttcacaggctatttTACACCATGTCTGTCTAGCTAGGATAGCAAGCGTTTACAAACTGAAGTTCAACTTTTGTTAAACAATGCTGGGCTGGAAAATAATGGTTTTGACAGCTGtagcttttgtctttatttcGATGCATGTGCTTGACAGTCGTTTGAAGTGTAACATGCCCTCCGTCATCAGTTCTCTGGTAAGTTTGATACTTTACCAGTTTCTTCTTGAACTTGGGGGATTTCTGTTCAACACCATACAATTAAAATGCATGCACCAATCTCATACTATTTCATACAGACAATTTATCTCAACAGAGTTGAAAATGTATCCGTAAGAAACGTATGGGGCTGTACGTTCGGAAGTCTTACCACAGCACGCATACTTATTTGCCAGACATGTATGAAGCAttgttaaaaatgaaaagaatattCGTTTTGCTTTACTAGAGAAGTGTCTTAAGAGGACGAAAAAGAGCCTTTGTTTCTTGTATTTCACCCTGCCCCTTCTTCTAGATACTAAGTAGTCACTGCGATACTTCAACGAACTGCTAACATATGTCTGGCCTTCTATGCAGCCCTTTGTGCCATCACTCAATGATCCTCCCCACAAATGGCTGCTTGAAGGGAGAAGCATTGCATGACTGCATAAAAAGCAGCTGTGTAGGGGAGTAGAATATATCCAGTTTGTCTCCATTTCTATCAGACAGAACAAAAATTTGGTCGGCCGAGTCAAGAAGATATTATGCCTATTTTTGGTAGCATGGGACTTGATGCAGAGAAACTGATTGTTACCATAAACACCTGATTGAACAAATGCTttcgcttgaaaagtataaaccatgaaAGATGGGACCTAATAGATTTATGGGTAGAATTTCATTAACtttgcaaatttaaagttctttccagaaaaGTTTTACATTATTGAAGCTTTTTGCAATGGTATGCTCACATTTTCACCTGTGCAGGGTATATCAGAGGTCTCTATAGTTAAAGAGCGTAGCCATATCGCTAATGCACACTTAAAAATCATAAGATAGGAgccaaaaacatttttggaagaCATAAAAAGACCACGGCATGCCTTAAACAAAGTAATCTGGGGATTTGCATCTGTATGAGCAGCTCGTGGCAATGTAAACTTTTGTTGAAAGAACTTTGAATTTGCCTTGCTAATGAATGTATACCCATGCCATAAATCCTTGAAGTCTCAGCAttcatggtttatacttttTTAAGTGACAATGgttttttcaatcaggtatGCATTAACTGCAGCAGTGTTAGATCACATGCATGCAAGATCTCAGAGTGATAGTTCTTGATTTTTAATTTGTCTGGACATGGTGTCTGAACAAATCAGTCATTCCGCAATAAATAAATCAGTTTAATCATAAGTTGTACATATCTCATGTAACTAGCtgattatttagcaattattgttATGGAATAAGGCTGGATAACAGCTTCTGAGATGTTATAATCAACGCATTAATCAGGATTCTACTCAAACACTCAGTTTAGCTGTAGAACGTTTGTTCTCCTATGTACTGCCACTTGTGAGGTGTTTCATTCAGCTACTGCCCACAGTCTGTTATGGATGCAATTATTAATAATCATTATCAATAAAATACTATTAATAGAGTAATCTAATGATTTTGTTGACCGTAAAATGAAAGTTAATTGTTGTATTTTAAACTTATAACCTTGTTGCTCTTTCAGTGTTCCTCTTTTGAGGAAGGTCTAGTGTCCGGGCCTCTCTGCTCTGATCTCTGTCAGCATTTCAGTATTCATGTTGGAAAATGCCTCTCAATGATTCCCGAAAAAATGGTTTACGAAGGAGATTGGAAAGGGCTGCAAGTTATTCTTAAAATGAACATGGATTGGTTCAACACATGGAAGGAAATCCAGAAATTAACTGATGGTGATGTTTTGAGGTCATATCACCATGAGGTTTCTTACCAGGTGGAAACTTTGTTTGGTGACTGTCAAGCATGTGGCAACCTGACATCTTACTTAATGCTTCTGAGTGATAGCAACAAGGATAAAATAATAACAGCCACAGAGGCAAGGACATTTATCTCATTACTGCATCAAATAGAACCCACAATGTTGATGGTCTTAAATGAAAGCAAGAACACTGTAGATTTCTATGGATTTTGTGGTGGTTTGTACCTGCTGGAAAAGGTACCTATTATTGCTTCACAAGTATTTGGGGAGAAATGGGCTTTCCAAGATTTTTCTCCATTACCTGATATTTTTGAACCACTGGAGGAGACTTTTAGAAGTTATCTGGCTCCAAAGATAGTTAATGTTGCCTTCTCTATTCCATATGTTGGTACATTTTTAGGTGATGCATTGACTCTTACAAAGTACATtgtatttcattccttttttcaGACATATGCCCCAAGTGAAAATGAGAAGTTTGAgtttattcattcattattAGATGCTGTCTTAAATGTATCAAGTAATCCTTATGGAATGCTACAGTCTTGCGATCTGCATTTGGGAAATTTTGGCGTCACGAATGACTCCATAGTGAAAGTGCTTGATTTAGATATGACTTACCCTGTTAATCTTTTGACTAGTATGTTTGAGCAGAAACAGTGTTCATCTGATGATGATTGTTGGATAGGAACTAAAGAGGATTGTCAGTCGTCATGCCTCACTGATGTTGGCACTTGTGCACCAGTTCCAGTGAGGCAAGATTTAGTTAATATCTGTGAAATCCAAATTCCATTTATTTTCAGAAGTTCTACAATCCTTATGTTGCAAAAGGAGAACAGCTTTTGTTTGAGTGAAGCTATCCGAAAGCTTGTGGTATTCTGCAAAGAATTGCCTTTTATTGAATCACCAGAGCAGTTAAGGGACAGTATTATCTCGGTAAAAGAGAGATTAAGACATATTGAAAGCACGTCACAGTTAGAGTTTACATTGTGAGATAACTATTAATATTTATTCAGCAGTCAATTAGGCCATCCCCATTCGTTTAGTGTCGAATGCGTTTTCTGATATTGGGTTGGTCAGTCGGATTGcaaaaaaaaagctgaaaaaaaagtcaaaagaggtctcggaataggaggccctaGTAACCCAGGATGACGTTAAAAGtaaacattcacatatttggatgaacaaaatacacaatatactgtaaaaaatgttcctgtttttgttcctgttttactttatgctgttactatgctcatttttcatattaaaataattattccaagtgaaaaatggttcaactatgtcgttactttttttttttggaaaatgccaaaaatttgggtcggttgGATGACActaaatggagaaaaaaaagaggatggccttaaTGACTATGTAAGCATATTAACTAATTTGGAATTTGGAACAAAACCTTATTGAGTAGTTGACATCGTGAAATGATATCTTACTACATCCATCACTGAAATAAAGGTTAGAAGATGATTGCATTTCTAAAATCTCTTAATTCTTGATACATTACTGTGTCTCCATGGTTCCCCAGTTTGCAGTTCCAGTCCGGTGATTTTATAGCTAAGCCAACGGTGGGCCTTCCGttaaaatgaaacttctttTACTAAAAATCGACAAATCAAACCACTTTACCTTCAGGCGATGGTGAACGGACCCCTTTAAAACTCgaggaaaaaatttttttggacaatAACGCATGGGACGTCTTGTGTAGGTTTACATGACACACGCCCGCAAGCACTCAAAAGGAGCATGCTCTAGAAATGCGCGATGGTGAACAAGATGGCGCATCTGGCGTATCCTGCATGGCGCGAAAGGAAATACTAGGGAAAGGAAAACAGATTTTTGGCTAGAgaagaaacatttaaagaaaGAACATATGCAGCTGCAAAAATCATGAAGCGTGTATGTTCTCCAAATTCGGTAATGCCGTTGAGGTCTTATTCCAGTGTATCTTTAGAATGTTTGGAAAGACCCGATGTTGCTGACGACACAGAGAGTTATATCTCAGGAGGTGTTTTAAGAGGCGGAAAATTAGCTTGGCTTGCACGTGGAGCCAGCTTGGAAGTCATAAATACAACGACGGGCTCGCGACAAGCTTCTTGGAGGTTTGGTTGCGGTATACAACAACAGCGCTCTGTCTGTATTTCGTCCGTGGAGAAActttatatggaagatggtccAAAATTATTGGTTGGTCTTAAGGGCTTATCAAGTGGTAGTGGAGGAGTTGTCTGTATTTTCGATCCGTTTGTTTCGCGTGTGATCAAAGCTATTGAGATTCCTTACCCTGTCACTGTAGTGGAAGGGGTGACAGGGTCCGGTGGAGCACAAGCATCCCCTCATGTCCTGAGGTTTGTATACAAAATATGTTTTCTGCACAAAACTTCTACTGAAGCTGAATTACTGAGTACTTCGCCTCTTATTTTCGTAAGTTTAATATAAGAATATAATATTTGTAAGATTTCAGTACAATCCTGTACAGTGATTCGATTGTGCATGCAGCAGTTGCATAGTATTAACAAATGCAGTCaaagctctcgtaagcaaccacctcggaaatttgaaaaagtggcCATAACTAGAGCTGGTTCCTTATGAGAATGAGCTCTTGTAAGCGATCACTTAGTAAAACAGTAGAGGGTGGTCACATACGAGAGTTTCATGTTGACGTCAGGTCCCGTGAGTGGTCGTTGTCATGTGGCTACAGTAAAAGGAAATGACCTTCAACTTTTACAAATACGTTACTGCACTGTACAAGATCTTTGTCTACCAACCATTATCACAGTGTGTAGTTTCATTTAAATGATTATTAATATGAATAAGATTCTGAGTGGTCCAGTTGGGTATAAATCCCAAAAGTGGTTGTTGTCACTTACGAGAGTGGTCACTTATGAGAGCTTTGCATTACAAAGTTTAAGTGACAGTTTAAAGTGGGGTTTAATAAAGGTGGTCGTAACCAGAGCAGGTTGCTTACCAGAGTGGTCAAGAGGAGAGCTTTGACTGTAGTTTACACAGCATTTccagtaataaccaaaggttatggAATGTGGTCAAAATCGATCGAAGGTTAAAATGCTCTTGCTGTAATGCTGTACTTTTCCTTAGTTTCATATGATAGAGGGTCAAAGTGCACTCAATCAGATTACCAGTGATGAAGGGTCCAAACTTGCATCACCAGATTGCATTCTAtgtattccattcattcttagtggaattCCAAGTgaaagctacaatcttggacaaaactgttgagaaaattgtatacttggacagcatttttctaaacatcgtaggtgtaccggttcttccctctcccccttcccctgaaagcaatgttgttgtgtattcaaaagaaagcctgatccctgggcatttgtgggaagcaacattgaattgggggaaggggttttctttccgcaaaggcatcgttttggaaatagttttgttgcgtaggaaagtggaaatgatggggaaaactttctcaagtagttttgtccgggattgtagaTAGATATGTGCCACACATATGAAATGACAACCTAGAGATTAAGGTTA from Porites lutea chromosome 1, jaPorLute2.1, whole genome shotgun sequence encodes the following:
- the LOC140933397 gene encoding divergent protein kinase domain 1A-like; the protein is MLGWKIMVLTAVAFVFISMHVLDSRLKCNMPSVISSLCSSFEEGLVSGPLCSDLCQHFSIHVGKCLSMIPEKMVYEGDWKGLQVILKMNMDWFNTWKEIQKLTDGDVLRSYHHEVSYQVETLFGDCQACGNLTSYLMLLSDSNKDKIITATEARTFISLLHQIEPTMLMVLNESKNTVDFYGFCGGLYLLEKVPIIASQVFGEKWAFQDFSPLPDIFEPLEETFRSYLAPKIVNVAFSIPYVGTFLGDALTLTKYIVFHSFFQTYAPSENEKFEFIHSLLDAVLNVSSNPYGMLQSCDLHLGNFGVTNDSIVKVLDLDMTYPVNLLTSMFEQKQCSSDDDCWIGTKEDCQSSCLTDVGTCAPVPVRQDLVNICEIQIPFIFRSSTILMLQKENSFCLSEAIRKLVVFCKELPFIESPEQLRDSIISVKERLRHIESTSQLEFTL